Proteins from a single region of Harmonia axyridis chromosome 4, icHarAxyr1.1, whole genome shotgun sequence:
- the LOC123678087 gene encoding uncharacterized histidine-rich protein DDB_G0274557-like yields the protein MASVNKVETRIVDIDDDSDCSENKRHHRHHHRDDKHHHHNRHHHDQHHHNHHHHHEHGDNGKKSPCIKHITVYSVEENRMKTRKVKNVVYDNPWCCRILE from the exons ATGGCATCAG TAAACAAAGTTGAAACTCGAATCGTCGATATTGATGACGATTCCGATTGCAGTGAAAATAAAAGGCACCACAGACATCACCATCGGGACGACAAACATCACCACCACAATCGACATCATCATGATCAGCATCATCATAACCACCATCATCATCATGAACATGGGGACAATGGAAAAAAATCACCATGTATAAAGCATATCACTGTTTACAGTGTTGAAGAGAATAGAATGAAG ACCAGGAAAGTAAAGAACGTCGTATATGATAATCCATGGTGTTGCCGAATTCTTGAATAG